In Carassius auratus strain Wakin chromosome 41, ASM336829v1, whole genome shotgun sequence, the DNA window ttagaaaaaaaacacactgtgagatataaagtcacaatatcTGTTAAAAAGTCAAAAAAGTCCGAATACTGCTTTTTGTAACTGTGTTTTAAATACCAGCTGAATGAGGAGTGCAGACTAGCCCACAGGTTGGGGTGCTGGGTTAGGGATGTGAGAGAGCGGGCTGCATTGCCGCTTCGCTGGTGAGGGAACACTGCTGGAGAGAAGGTGCTGTTCATAAGCAAAGCCCTCTGAGGACACATAGGGGACACTTTTCATTGTTAAACACCTGCAAGGCAATAAACAGGGCAAACCATAATATTTTCAACACTACAAGGAACTCCAAGAGGTACTCTGTCAAACGTGGTACTAAAGTGGTGCATGCAGTCCAGTACCTTGAGTGCTGTGTTCTGTAGACTCTGAATGGTTAGCAGCAGGAATGGCCAGGAGTTGATGAGGTAGATACTGTCCATGGCTACCATGACAGTGCTGTTGATCTCCAAAAAAGATGGGCCCCTCTCGACCAGGACAAAACTGCAATAGCAGATAATACATAAGTATAAcatgttaatgcattttaatcAAGTTTAGATTAATGCAAACATAAACATTTACATACCTGACAGCTGAGGCGGATTCCCCTCTCACTGTCCACACTCACAAAGCCTGGGTGAGACCACTGATCCACAATATAgtcatatatatagatcagtggatgAGACGCAGGTAAAGAGCGACACcctggagagagaaagacagatatTAAATAAGACATTAAAGAGAAGAACTGGGGATTTGAACATACATTTGGGTTATGACAAGATTACTTTCTCACTTACTTCATACATGTCAGCTCTCTGTGTGGCAGAGCTGTTGGCTCTCATGGTGAGCCCTTCGCCCTCTCTGTCCGCCTCTCGGTCCCTTTCCCCAGGAAATGCTGGACCAGGCTGTGGAGGAGATGGGGACAGAGGGTGGACGGCCTCTGTACAGAACAGTGTCCATGGGCCATCGAGTTCACAGAAGTGGCAAATGGCAAGTAAAGCGTTCATCTGGACGGAGTTAATTAAAAGGTTATATGAGAATATGAAAGATAATTGCAcccttttttacatttcagaagaATGAGGGTGAGTTTTAGAGATGGTTTAAACCAGAACAGGCGTTCAATACATTATGCTAAACAAACTTAAGGGACATTACAGTTGACTCTGGCAGTAATTCTTACTGGTATGTAGTCAATTTAAATATTATGGGCTACTTTGGATCTTTTTTTTAGACTAGAGGAAAGAAAACTACCGAAATACAAGTCTTTGTTATATTTCACTTATTATATTATGTGTAGATTTCAACTGCagtataataatttaaagggtGTTTTCTCCAAAGGAGTTTCAGTACAACCACTTCATTAGGGGAGAACCGGGGCGAAAGTAacacgggacgaaagtaacaaagcgattttctccgagcctctttctgcatttgcattcccagctatgacagcatgttcagcatgcaatccttgacagagctgagaaatatcatgtgatttcctcatcgtttcccgaagttaggtgcgtaaaactgttttcgagtacaaaaagtaaattattaaagcggtaattttttttattagttgtgttgtttttcttgttttatgtgtcaaagtaatgatcaatctTCAGGTTATTTaatgctttaacacatcctacagtttgcattttcaattttttttaatataaaattaaatcgagtttaaatgtcaggagttcctgtcaggacgaaagtaacagttgttacttttgtctcgttacagtcacaaaaagtatttattttgttccggtgcaagctatattgtgaatttctgtgtcttgcatcatttcttacaaatgtttatgtcattttataccaaaagaatatgtcttagttagggtcagaaagacagacagaggtctggttttatccagatgtttttgagagggtgtttctggacatagaggtgtaaggacgaaagaacctgagatactttgatctcctgagaaacagacaatacaaacatacacaggcatcttcaagacaccccacagagtggaggagcaggagacctcctccccttctggccattttaaatcccttcacccattcttccttctacttccgtctgctcaaaatgattacatgaaaatgtcaatgcaagtgaactaacactcatgtctagtatcattggaaatgtctcagtgcaactggtacaatggtctcactctcacaaaagtagattagaagataatacagatctgaagagtcaagagatatcttgattactgtgatgggagtgtcctttcctggggccctccatgtaaattaccccctgttcccattgagttgtaaaaccacccaggcttgggacctgaggtaatgcaaattccaatcgttagtttctgtcttcatctcgggggatgtttgtcttggtctgaggtatttaaaggattgcagcaaaaggatcagggcgatttctgtagccagaaagcccgtagtgtgttgtgtgtctcttcacttcatactatgtattttctaatgtcaggtatgcatattttacttttagattcatctttgagaatttgatgttttgtattgatatgatttgatgtgtttcaattggatatgtaattggcaaaatacatatctacctgactgtaaataaattgttacattttgattctattctgtcttactctgtaattattgactagtagattacattgtatccttgttagctacatgagcacccgaatgaatgagttaatataaaaatagagttaactagaataatcaaatgtcagaagaatattaattaaaaaggcatacaaccaatttgcatttcaacctaaattcgaggtcatactaaaatggagtcagattaaataataaaatggagtcagatttgagtttaacctaaaatgaataactctacgcgctgaaagacagaacacgcaggaaaccttcatccagcactggataccttccttgggccgagtgtctggaccttacagaggaacatctctctctgggcagctgctacatcacatttatatttaggttttagcaaTAACTTAGCCTTTACACCaccacctgtgaatttgcagtgtttccagatgttttaatgcacatttttaattcatgcataaaaacaacgggatggaaacataaataggcctactgttacattatgtttagagtttttttattatgctaatgtgattaaatttttatattgtgcattctgtagaattattttattattatataaaaatacattgaaatttacaattaaaaaaatacagtcaggttttaagacatctgatgaaacttaaacttaaatttaaaatgaaaatgtaatttaataatttttttgaaaaggacaaaatatgtttgcagttatttattaacaaggtcacaatcaggtatacttaagaaaaataagactaacagaaacaaatttaacttatattgttgtgttacttttgacccacctgtgtgttactttcgtcccaaccgatggggtcgaaagtaacaatgttcaacttatgttaaaagtgaaattatacttaAGTCTTTCTACAtatctacaaaataccacctggttttgttagaccacacttctgaattactggccacagcagaaatatatctctgtctacaacattatctttaaaaatgaagtttttctgaaaaatggtactttcgcccctgctctcccctagcATCTACAGCTACCAAACTTTccagttttattcttatttatgtTCTGAAGGTTTTCACGGAGGGTTTactcaaaaacacaatataatacCTTTATCAGCTGGGTACCGCTGACTGGTACTGCCAGTAAACTAACAAGAACAAGACATTGCGATGGAGTATAAACAATAACAGCTAATGTTACAGGTTCTGCACGGTTATGTTGTtgttaaagatgtcattttttttcatgtcagcATAAATGGTACACTATCCTAACCGAGGTGATTTACTAAATCTTAACTGGAATACCAtcgtaattattattttgtactttgtTTACATTGTTCGGGTCACCCTCCTCGGTCTTTTTATAATGTGTCTTGTGATAGGGAAGTCAGGCGCTTATCACAACAACATGTGCGTGACTCACAGCTGATCTTGTCTTTCACGCCGAAAAGCCATCGATACAGTCGAAATAATCCattaatatgtttttcttttggtgTACGCACTATGtaaatattgctatttaattTGTTTAGGTGGTCCGTAATCCGCTGAAAGCCTTTTAGCCACCACTGATGTATGAACGAATCTTCTTAAGAGTCGAATCCTTTCGATGATTCGATCGAAATATATCGGTTTATAAATCCCATAGACATCATGAATCCGGTCTAAATGAATCAGACACGAAGTTAATTGTTCATTGTAAATGCAAATGACATGTAACAAGCTATGCTTGTACTTAAGAGACCACGTGAAGACATTGAACCAAAATGTTTgaaagaaccgattcgcggaAATGACTCTAAATCGGACTTCCTCTTCCTCGAAAACTACTGTTTCTTAGAACCCCACCGTAAGTAGTGGCAATAATTGACAGTAATCAattcaaatcaattatttatgtcaaaataaataatttttttcttctttagtgTGTAATGTATTTGGTTCTCCATCATTCGCGCAGTTTGTAGTCATTTGAACCAGATGAATTCATCTTGTAAATGTTTACCATTAACACTAAAGGGACTTGGACAGTAATCTGTCAAATTCGAAGCTAGTTGTATGATTGTGACTTGAGGTAGGTTGATGCTCTACCGTGTTATACCAAAATGgtttttacataatatttcttttgttttatcgATTACGATACAGTATAACAAAATGAATATGGTAAAGATGGTTTCTAAATTACTCTAAATGGGACATGTCTGTTTCAACTGAAGCTCTTTTGAAGCTGTCAACTATGGCATGCGAGGAAGAGAGAACTCAGGAAAACCTGACGGACTCTGACGGACGAATCCACATAGGTAAGACAAGTAACTATATCTGTTTAAAAGAAAATTTGTTACATTGTTGAAGAAAAATTAATTTGGTAAAAtacaaaaagctgtattttaaTTCTAAAGATTATTCTTCACAGCTTATGAGTTGTAGGCCTATTGCtagtttaaattatttgtttatttcgtCATTTTAAGTAGTTTGAAATACATAACTTCAAAATTAGCTGCAATTTACAAAATTATCTActatgataagaaatgtttttggtcACCGCCTTAAACAAGGACTGTAGCGCTGGAGGCTATAATGCAAATGACCTGAAGATGGCAGTGAAAATCCTTTTCATAAAATTGTCCAGAATTTCTGGCCAAGTATAGGTTCGTTTTGTTCAAAATTGCTGATATTTGcctcagacttttattttgtcctTCGTAAATGTACCTGTTTTGAATACCTCCATTTACATCTTCACACTATGCTACATCACGTCTGCCATAACCGATCTGGGAGGACTTTACTTTTACTGTCCCAGTAGTTGTAGATTAACTTTGTCTTGTGTTAACAGTCAATGCATGaatgctgttgtttttcttcCCTTTCCCTTAGTACCAGATGAGATGAAACTAGAAACTAGCCAAAACATTTGCCAGGACTTCATCTTGGGCAGATGTGGCTTTGGAGATAGATGCCGACTGTCTCACAGGTCTGTCATTCACTCTGGATGGTAAAGACTCAACTAGCGAACTAACCTCATGGTAGACATGATTTATTAACTggatattttcatttcaacagcaGTTGGCACAGTGTCTTGTAGTTGCTGTAAAAATTGGGAAATTTGTTAGATCTTGGGAATGTTCATTGAAGCTTAGTGGATAAAAAATACATTGCTCTTTCCTGACTTCACAGTGTGCTTGACGTCCCTCAAACCACACACTCAGAGGAAGATGATACAGCCGTCACAGAAAAGCAGAGCAAGACccgaaaaaatggaaaaaagactCATTCTGAAAAGCAGCCTCTAGAGCCTGAGAAGGACGGTATGTTCATAGATTTAATGCAGAGGCACTTTACCTTCCAGATACACTCACTGCACCACATGACTTTGATTtggcagataattttttttttttcaactattaATAACCAGTGAAaacctaaacaaacaaaaaaaaactaaatgatggtagtaatggtaataataataaaaatgtaataaaatagtgTAATAACTAAAGAGTATGTCAAActaattaataatgttttattttcaagatTGTGAAAGATTTGAAGATTTTTTCTTCATCAAGATATCAGGACTTATGCCTCCAAAGTATACatccaaattaattttaatacagaaattaaaaacgcatatatatgcatatatatatatcacatatttaatgtattgtttGATAACTACACAACAAAAAATAGCATCATGCCATTTATCTGTTAATGCATTTcaatattctttaaatataattttattatattatgtaatgatTATAATGTACTATTAATACAGTATTACATTATTTCTTTTAATCTTAATATGCTGGAATTATTCAATTCTCAGACAATTTAACAACTGCCACTGGACAACATGAAGAGTCCATCAACACAGGAGATGTTTCAAATGACCTAGAGCAAGTGACAGAGTTTTCTGAAGAACAGGATGATTTTGTAACTTCAGgtataacaaaaaacaaacaagagctGGGAGATGCTGTAGATCGTTCCTTTACCGAAAATGCTGAGAAAGGACCCAGTGACGACATCTTACTTTTGAAAAAACAATCTGCACCAGAAGACAAAAAGATGGCAGCTTCTAAAAAACTGAGTTTGAATCGGTTGGCAAAGGAGTTATCTGTCGCTCCTAAAAAAGAACAGACTGAAATAGTGGAAGAATGGAAGGACAGCTGGGATGGAGTGAGTGGTTCAAAAGCAGAGCTGGTATCATTCATTCTGCCAAAACCACTTTTAAGACATCCACCCCCAAACAGACCCACACACTTCATCTGCTTCCGCGTGGACTCTCCCGCCTGTCTCCAGGCCTTCCAGCGCATTCAGAGAAAGGTTCTCTCCCTCCTCCCTCAGTCAGAGCCGCTATGGATGGACCCCGCAACTTTACACGTAACCCTTTCCTTACTTGTCCTGAAGTGCCCAGAGGAAGTCAGCGCTGCTGCTGAGCTCATGCGTACCACAATCAGAAACTCCCACAAACCCGCTATTTCTGTGTCTTTCACTCCAAAACTAAGGCACTTTAATGGGACTGTTCTCCATGTGACCCCACAACCCCTGTTCCATGTCCAGAGCCTGAATTCCCCTCTTCAAGAAGCCTTCAAGGAGAAGGGCTGGCTACACCGTCATTCCCGATCCCCGACGTACCATCTCACCCTGGCCAAATCACGGGGGCCCATGACAGAGAAGATGTTTGAAAGGATAGAGACCGTTAAACTGGGCAAAGATATCAACTTTGGCAAGCAAGAAGTAAATAAACTCTATCTATGTGTGATCGGTCATACAAACACAGAGAATGGTTTCTATCAGGTTGTTGGTGCTGTGCAGCTGCCCAATGTGTAAAAGTTAACTCATCTGAACTTGGGGATGATGGTTATTAATTACGTCAAATACCTGATGTGTTTTAAATCAAGGAGTCAGTCTAATGACTTCTACGTTCTTTATTTTGTGCGCCTaatatcacatttatatttatagatgCAGAAGTATCCCAAAGCATAGTCTcgtgtagccagaccttcagactgacagcAGAAAGTCTGGAATGTATGGCAGTTTTTATAGTCCGAGGCCCGCCCGTGACGCCATTTGACCGACatatcaaacaaccaatcacagttcgtttaaTTCTGTGTCACGTTTCAGGGTGTGGTAATGTCGCGTGTTAAACTCTCAgaagtattttaaagattctatgctgccaactttaaatatttgacatactTTTGAATATCCAGCATATAGTTGATCGTGATAAGCGctcgtcgtcacagttgtaaactcgacgtctttcttctttcgtgagtgGGTTTGGCgccacagcatttttgtttccaggtggaacatTAAAGAACACGACACACATGTCTTCCTGAAATcatgtataattcaaccaatccaatgacAACTTCGACACTCCTAAAGTTGTTAATATTTCACACCCACCACTAAAACGAAATGCATGGTTGCGAGTTAAAAACTCAGATTTATTTAGATGAGTTCACAAgttgataaaatataataattaatcattacatcaatttaaaattttatgtaatttaaacagattttttaatagattatttttttttaaataaattgtcataacttaaaattgtcttcaaCTGGGAAGTGGATTTCTAGTTCTCAGCAAGCTTTGCTTTGGACAGGATGAGGTGAATATATGTTGAagtaattttttgtgttttttatagtTAAAAGGAAATATCTGTTATTGTTCAACACTGTCATGATTgacattttacaaattaaaatagtttttacgtTAAAgttttttaccattttgttgaAGAATAATGCTCATTGTTAGTTGGTATCAGGGGTTTGAACTTAGTAGTTAGTAATCAACTTGTGTAAACAAatttgtgtttatgcagtttataaCCCAATTTGGTTTTTTGGTTAAACATAATTTCACTAAAAGCTGTCATAAcaaatttttcatattttattttgatttcagtttgattttattttatttcagtttaatgttgtttttattttattgtacatttctggtgaaaataaaaaagtcagcACACTAGGGCTCTAaaactacaaatattttataacagaCAATTACATTATTACGAGCACACAAGCTCTTCATCAGACCTTCATCAGAGACAGTGTATTTTTGGAGCCTAGGTGTGAtgacttttttctattttcattatcgatatatatatatatatatatatatatatatatatatatatatatatatatatatatatatatttttttttttttttttttttttttttttttttttttttttttttatcgagcaCCACACCCAGTGATGTGCCTGCTTTTGTTTTGAGTTTATGGTACATTTCTGCACAAATATAACAAAGCCATCTCTTACTTTAGGTTTGTGTGCATTTGCTGACCCTCACTTAAAGACATACAACATTCACCTTAAATGTACCAGGTAATTTATTTACTTCCTGTTCAGTCACACATTGCAAGATGTTGCTAAGTGAATCAGTGCAAGGCAGTATTTTTGGATCGCTTATTGAATTGGATGTTAGGATGTCAGTTTTTTATTGAAAGT includes these proteins:
- the LOC113059489 gene encoding folliculin-like, with product MNALLAICHFCELDGPWTLFCTEAVHPLSPSPPQPGPAFPGERDREADREGEGLTMRANSSATQRADMYEVRCRSLPASHPLIYIYDYIVDQWSHPGFVSVDSERGIRLSCQFCPGREGPIFFGDQQHCHGSHGQYLPHQLLAIPAANHSESTEHSTQVSPMCPQRALLMNSTFSPAVFPHQRSGNAARSLTSLTQHPNLWASLHSSFILGAIDFQQMVLHVLMGNQVIWRGADPGLIQSAFNVLKISMLVDVLNVERGCVNPVSDDDILSLYQFNISSANTQPTEKGPTLLNKIEVALSNENLSVEAVSLGLLCLKEEWMNKVKVLFKFSMVDGRGKEDTQKVLALLGATGPREEDNVCLPKFWMTGLIKLYHSHLITAIRGGERTLSQ
- the LOC113059920 gene encoding uncharacterized protein LOC113059920 isoform X3, whose protein sequence is MACEEERTQENLTDSDGRIHIVPDEMKLETSQNICQDFILGRCGFGDRCRLSHSVLDVPQTTHSEEDDTAVTEKQSKTRKNGKKTHSEKQPLEPEKDDNLTTATGQHEESINTGDVSNDLEQVTEFSEEQDDFVTSGITKNKQELGDAVDRSFTENAEKGPSDDILLLKKQSAPEDKKMAASKKLSLNRLAKELSVAPKKEQTEIVEEWKDSWDGVSGSKAELVSFILPKPLLRHPPPNRPTHFICFRVDSPACLQAFQRIQRKVLSLLPQSEPLWMDPATLHVTLSLLVLKCPEEVSAAAELMRTTIRNSHKPAISVSFTPKLRHFNGTVLHVTPQPLFHVQSLNSPLQEAFKEKGWLHRHSRSPTYHLTLAKSRGPMTEKMFERIETVKLGKDINFGKQEVNKLYLCVIGHTNTENGFYQVVGAVQLPNV
- the LOC113059920 gene encoding uncharacterized protein LOC113059920 isoform X2, translating into MLVLKRPREDIEPKCLKEPIRGNDSKSDFLFLENYCFLEPHPLLKLSTMACEEERTQENLTDSDGRIHIVPDEMKLETSQNICQDFILGRCGFGDRCRLSHSVLDVPQTTHSEEDDTAVTEKQSKTRKNGKKTHSEKQPLEPEKDDNLTTATGQHEESINTGDVSNDLEQVTEFSEEQDDFVTSGITKNKQELGDAVDRSFTENAEKGPSDDILLLKKQSAPEDKKMAASKKLSLNRLAKELSVAPKKEQTEIVEEWKDSWDGVSGSKAELVSFILPKPLLRHPPPNRPTHFICFRVDSPACLQAFQRIQRKVLSLLPQSEPLWMDPATLHVTLSLLVLKCPEEVSAAAELMRTTIRNSHKPAISVSFTPKLRHFNGTVLHVTPQPLFHVQSLNSPLQEAFKEKGWLHRHSRSPTYHLTLAKSRGPMTEKMFERIETVKLGKDINFGKQEVCVHLLTLT
- the LOC113059920 gene encoding uncharacterized protein LOC113059920 isoform X1 — protein: MLVLKRPREDIEPKCLKEPIRGNDSKSDFLFLENYCFLEPHPLLKLSTMACEEERTQENLTDSDGRIHIVPDEMKLETSQNICQDFILGRCGFGDRCRLSHSVLDVPQTTHSEEDDTAVTEKQSKTRKNGKKTHSEKQPLEPEKDDNLTTATGQHEESINTGDVSNDLEQVTEFSEEQDDFVTSGITKNKQELGDAVDRSFTENAEKGPSDDILLLKKQSAPEDKKMAASKKLSLNRLAKELSVAPKKEQTEIVEEWKDSWDGVSGSKAELVSFILPKPLLRHPPPNRPTHFICFRVDSPACLQAFQRIQRKVLSLLPQSEPLWMDPATLHVTLSLLVLKCPEEVSAAAELMRTTIRNSHKPAISVSFTPKLRHFNGTVLHVTPQPLFHVQSLNSPLQEAFKEKGWLHRHSRSPTYHLTLAKSRGPMTEKMFERIETVKLGKDINFGKQEVNKLYLCVIGHTNTENGFYQVVGAVQLPNV